Proteins encoded in a region of the Fusibacter sp. A1 genome:
- a CDS encoding ATP-dependent helicase, with the protein MEQQRFFEMIYQRTGLELTLTQKQIITSQKPVIQVLATAGSGKTTTVVSKIGYLLAVDQVRANQILALTYSRSSAKDLKDRHMALLGQQVQAVNYSTLHAFAFSVLRRVYARKRQKLSLIDSEESTLNKYAMMADAYKKTNGSYATKEVLDELFSEISYVKNARIKPESYGAKTTAFLKLFTTYEKLKVEHGVIDFDDMLSNCLLVFEEHPEIVRILRDQYRYIVLDEAQDINCVQVELMKVLSKDAKQLIVIGDDDQSIYGFRAADPSYLISLVACHEDAVSYELGCNYRCPSNLVEEAKKLIVNNSHRLEKGIESSDQRQGIIERVPVIKSGAQYRFVLDGLIKESPEYLLDTAILFRNNYSMVPIIDLLIKAKLPIYIKEPVTTFMNHWVVKDIFMILDLIEDRYDLALLIRVLPKVRIFVTKEAKARISKSQLSGSAFDFLKNQLSGKARTALSDLVYEMNGCEHLEIPDKIERIVTLMGYGEYMNDRADRGNYGRSIPQTIVHGLKLILDGVSSTQQAREKLQSLVNEMEQLKYSKKGSGISLLTMHGAKGLEFDNLFLIDLADDIIPMKNTHFEDDLLEEERRLFYVAVTRARKQLKLIYPAHNPSRFILEMQGKPVKQAKHMLINAPKGKVHADFKRTGTFVTGYHELEEGLTIIHQVFGTGVINKIVKDDISLMFGDDIKVFSLELLVDGRLLKK; encoded by the coding sequence ATGGAACAGCAGCGTTTTTTTGAAATGATATATCAGAGGACCGGTCTTGAGTTGACCCTGACACAAAAGCAGATTATCACCTCACAAAAACCTGTGATTCAGGTGCTAGCCACCGCAGGTTCCGGGAAAACGACGACTGTTGTCTCTAAAATCGGGTACTTGCTGGCAGTGGATCAGGTAAGGGCCAATCAGATACTGGCGCTGACCTACTCAAGGTCTTCTGCAAAAGATCTGAAGGATCGGCATATGGCTTTGTTGGGACAGCAGGTGCAAGCGGTGAATTATTCAACACTTCACGCGTTCGCTTTTTCTGTGTTAAGGAGGGTGTATGCCAGAAAAAGGCAAAAGTTATCCCTTATCGACAGTGAAGAGAGCACCCTTAACAAGTATGCTATGATGGCGGATGCCTACAAGAAGACAAATGGCTCTTATGCGACTAAAGAAGTGCTGGACGAGTTATTCTCAGAAATTTCCTATGTAAAAAACGCCAGAATCAAACCCGAAAGCTACGGAGCGAAGACGACGGCTTTTTTGAAGCTTTTTACTACCTACGAAAAACTTAAAGTCGAACACGGAGTCATCGACTTTGACGATATGTTAAGCAATTGCCTGCTTGTTTTTGAGGAGCACCCAGAGATTGTTCGAATTTTAAGAGACCAGTATCGGTATATCGTTTTGGATGAAGCGCAGGACATCAACTGTGTTCAAGTAGAGTTGATGAAGGTGCTTTCAAAAGATGCGAAGCAGCTTATTGTGATCGGGGATGACGACCAGTCGATCTATGGGTTTAGGGCGGCTGATCCCAGCTATCTGATCTCGCTTGTAGCTTGTCATGAGGACGCGGTATCCTACGAACTTGGCTGCAATTACAGATGCCCGAGCAATCTTGTAGAAGAGGCGAAGAAACTGATTGTAAACAACTCACACAGGCTTGAAAAGGGAATAGAATCTTCAGATCAGAGACAGGGTATCATCGAACGGGTTCCTGTGATCAAAAGCGGTGCCCAGTATCGGTTTGTCCTGGATGGGCTGATCAAGGAGAGTCCTGAATACCTGCTCGACACGGCTATTCTTTTTAGGAACAACTACAGCATGGTTCCTATCATCGATCTACTCATAAAGGCGAAACTACCAATTTATATCAAGGAGCCTGTGACCACTTTTATGAATCATTGGGTGGTCAAGGACATCTTCATGATCCTAGATCTGATTGAGGACAGGTATGACCTTGCCCTGCTTATCAGGGTGCTACCCAAGGTGAGGATATTTGTCACCAAAGAGGCAAAAGCACGTATTTCGAAGTCGCAGCTGAGTGGTAGCGCCTTTGATTTTTTGAAAAATCAGTTGTCAGGAAAAGCAAGGACCGCATTATCCGACCTTGTCTATGAAATGAACGGATGTGAGCATCTTGAAATTCCAGACAAGATCGAACGGATCGTCACCCTCATGGGCTATGGTGAATACATGAACGATAGGGCGGACCGTGGTAATTACGGGCGGTCGATTCCGCAGACAATCGTACATGGCTTAAAGCTGATTTTGGACGGAGTAAGCTCTACCCAGCAGGCAAGGGAAAAGCTTCAGTCGCTTGTGAATGAGATGGAGCAGCTAAAGTATTCAAAAAAAGGCAGCGGTATTTCACTCCTTACGATGCACGGTGCAAAAGGGCTCGAATTTGACAATCTATTTCTGATCGACCTTGCGGATGACATCATCCCCATGAAGAACACCCATTTTGAAGATGACCTTCTTGAAGAGGAGCGAAGACTCTTTTATGTCGCGGTGACCAGAGCGAGAAAACAGCTGAAGCTCATCTATCCCGCCCATAATCCTTCAAGGTTTATCTTAGAAATGCAAGGGAAACCGGTTAAACAGGCAAAGCATATGCTGATCAACGCACCTAAAGGAAAAGTACATGCTGACTTTAAGAGGACAGGCACCTTTGTTACTGGCTATCACGAGCTTGAAGAGGGATTGACCATTATTCATCAGGTGTTTGGAACCGGAGTAATCAACAAGATCGTAAAAGACGATATCAGCCTGATGTTCGGTGACGACATCAAGGTGTTCAGTCTCGAACTGCTGGTCGACGGACGGTTGCTGAAAAAGTAA
- a CDS encoding TldD/PmbA family protein yields the protein MLRKDLIQSVLKRALITGGDFAEIFVEDTVTGAVAMIDGKVDSLNSGRSFGVGIRIFKGLKSVYAYTNDASETSLLETAQKAATVLGELKEDLDINLTLTERIHTNVHPILTVPSSVSSTKKVEMLRRLHHAAKNESSEIAQVVARMLDIDQKIMIANTNGLLTEDRRIRTRVVGQAIASSATENQVGFEAPGRHMGFELFDKVVDVEALGKEAARTAITMLHANPCPAGNMPVAIENGFGGVIFHEACGHSLEATSVAKGTSEFTGMIGQQIASPVVTAIDDGTIPNGWGSQNIDDEGNVTRKNVLIEKGILKGYLIDTLNGKRMGMEATGSARRESYKYAPTSRMTNTYIANGEHRNDEIIASMANGLYAKKLGGGSVNPATGEFNFTVLEGYLVKDGKITEPVRGASLIGKGSEVLKKIDMVGQNLEHGTGMCGSSSGSIPAHVGQPLVRVSEMIVGGK from the coding sequence TTGTTACGTAAAGATCTAATTCAATCAGTTCTAAAAAGAGCACTAATCACCGGTGGTGATTTTGCCGAAATTTTTGTCGAAGACACTGTCACAGGCGCTGTGGCAATGATTGACGGCAAAGTGGATTCACTAAATTCAGGACGATCATTTGGCGTCGGTATAAGAATATTCAAAGGTCTTAAAAGCGTATATGCCTATACGAATGACGCGAGCGAGACAAGTCTGCTCGAAACAGCCCAGAAGGCTGCTACGGTTCTTGGTGAACTAAAAGAAGACTTAGATATCAATCTGACACTTACTGAACGTATACACACAAACGTTCATCCGATCCTTACTGTACCGTCTTCTGTCTCTTCCACTAAAAAAGTCGAGATGTTGAGAAGACTTCATCATGCCGCTAAAAATGAATCAAGTGAGATTGCACAGGTAGTGGCTAGAATGCTTGATATCGATCAGAAGATCATGATTGCGAACACAAACGGACTCTTGACTGAGGACCGTAGAATTAGAACGCGTGTGGTCGGTCAGGCGATCGCATCAAGTGCTACAGAGAACCAAGTCGGATTTGAAGCTCCCGGTAGACATATGGGCTTTGAACTCTTTGACAAGGTAGTCGATGTCGAAGCCCTAGGAAAAGAAGCTGCAAGAACTGCAATAACAATGCTGCACGCAAATCCGTGTCCTGCTGGGAATATGCCTGTAGCTATCGAGAACGGTTTTGGAGGCGTCATTTTCCATGAGGCCTGCGGACATTCGCTTGAAGCGACTTCTGTTGCCAAAGGAACTTCTGAGTTCACAGGCATGATCGGACAACAAATCGCCTCACCTGTAGTTACGGCGATCGATGACGGTACGATACCAAATGGATGGGGTTCACAAAATATCGATGACGAGGGTAATGTGACCCGTAAGAATGTCCTTATCGAAAAAGGGATCCTAAAGGGATACCTGATCGATACGCTAAACGGAAAACGTATGGGTATGGAAGCTACTGGAAGTGCGCGTAGGGAATCTTATAAGTACGCACCGACATCGCGAATGACCAACACGTATATAGCGAATGGTGAGCATAGGAATGATGAAATCATCGCGTCGATGGCAAATGGACTTTACGCTAAAAAACTGGGTGGCGGATCTGTCAATCCTGCAACAGGCGAGTTTAACTTTACGGTGCTTGAAGGGTATCTTGTAAAAGACGGAAAAATCACCGAACCGGTCAGAGGTGCAAGCTTGATAGGCAAGGGTTCTGAAGTACTCAAGAAAATTGATATGGTGGGACAAAACCTTGAACACGGAACAGGCATGTGCGGCTCTTCAAGTGGAAGTATTCCAGCACACGTAGGACAACCACTGGTACGTGTTTCTGAAATGATCGTTGGCGGAAAGTAG
- a CDS encoding DNA-formamidopyrimidine glycosylase family protein translates to MIELPEAVVLAEQIEETLSGKRVVDVVVNQSPHKLVWFSDDGAEYVKMLENHVIDKATSYGGIVEVVLGNTTLAISDGINIRYLLRHEKLPSKHQLLLRFDDESVLVFYAQMYGGILCAEDRAIDNPYYQLAKVKPSPLSAAFDLDYFMEMAACDQQQKKSLKGLLATEQSIPGLGNGVLQDILFNAKLHPKRKVNTLSIGEKERLFHSIKTTLLEMVSMGGRNSEKDLYGDVCGYQTKLSSKTVKQPCSLCGGVIVKAAYMGGSIYYCETCQKI, encoded by the coding sequence GTGATTGAATTACCTGAAGCTGTAGTACTTGCAGAGCAAATCGAGGAAACCTTAAGTGGAAAACGGGTGGTAGACGTAGTGGTGAACCAGTCCCCCCATAAGCTGGTATGGTTCAGTGATGATGGAGCGGAGTATGTCAAAATGCTCGAGAATCATGTGATTGACAAGGCAACCTCCTATGGTGGCATCGTTGAAGTCGTTCTGGGGAACACTACTCTTGCTATAAGCGATGGGATCAATATCAGATATCTGCTAAGGCATGAGAAACTCCCATCAAAACATCAACTCCTTTTAAGATTTGACGATGAATCCGTTCTGGTGTTCTACGCACAAATGTACGGCGGTATTCTGTGTGCGGAGGACAGAGCTATCGACAATCCCTACTACCAGCTAGCGAAAGTGAAGCCATCTCCATTGTCGGCTGCGTTTGATCTGGATTACTTTATGGAAATGGCTGCTTGCGACCAGCAGCAAAAGAAAAGCCTTAAAGGACTTCTTGCAACGGAACAGAGCATACCTGGCCTTGGCAACGGCGTTCTACAGGACATACTGTTCAATGCGAAACTACACCCGAAACGCAAGGTGAACACCTTGTCAATAGGTGAAAAGGAAAGACTCTTCCATTCGATAAAGACCACTCTGCTGGAAATGGTCTCTATGGGGGGTAGAAATTCGGAAAAGGACCTTTACGGAGATGTATGCGGCTATCAGACAAAACTGAGCTCCAAAACCGTCAAACAACCCTGTAGCCTTTGCGGTGGAGTCATCGTAAAAGCAGCATACATGGGGGGGAGCATCTATTACTGCGAGACTTGTCAAAAGATCTAG
- a CDS encoding TldD/PmbA family protein produces MTEQLFIDKVFALAKAEGFDAWELFFETGSSLELQSFEKEIIKYSDSTTRGVNFRGTIGGNPGSCFSEILDEEAIVMLVTRAKEAALLIESDDEVIIYEGGKPYKELNLYSDSLKSIDNTRKLDLVLAEEANAMDTCKIDKVSGSYYGDGETSCRLVNSKGLDITYKRNQAYSYIGVIASDENDKYSAYEFKVDNDFEALVNANNGEKAVEKAVEKMGATQVGTGEYQVVFSNEASSSLLGVYLSAFSAEAAQKGMSLLKGKIGETIASPLITLIDDPHMEGGLSSTPFDGEGVPTFTKSLIEEGVLNTLLHNLKTAKKDGVETTGNASRGSFKSTIGVSSTNAFIKPTDMTKEALLEQVGNGLFITELDGLHAGTNAISGDFSLGARGFVIEGGKLGHPVKQIVLSGNYFTMLKDVTAVANDLQFKTEPVGSPAILVNKLSVAGK; encoded by the coding sequence ATGACTGAACAACTCTTTATAGATAAAGTATTTGCTCTAGCTAAAGCCGAAGGTTTTGATGCTTGGGAGCTCTTTTTTGAAACGGGCTCTTCGCTTGAGCTTCAATCATTTGAAAAAGAAATTATTAAATATTCGGATAGCACCACACGTGGTGTGAACTTTAGGGGTACTATCGGAGGCAATCCAGGCAGTTGCTTTTCGGAGATTCTTGATGAAGAGGCCATCGTCATGCTCGTCACTAGAGCTAAGGAAGCTGCTCTCTTGATTGAGTCGGATGATGAGGTAATCATCTATGAGGGTGGAAAACCCTACAAAGAACTGAATCTTTACAGTGATTCACTTAAATCGATCGACAACACAAGAAAACTAGACCTCGTCCTTGCTGAAGAGGCAAATGCGATGGATACTTGTAAGATAGACAAGGTATCGGGATCCTACTACGGAGACGGTGAGACGAGTTGTCGTCTTGTCAATTCCAAGGGTCTAGATATCACCTATAAGAGAAATCAAGCCTATTCGTATATCGGTGTCATCGCAAGCGATGAAAACGACAAGTATTCCGCATACGAGTTCAAGGTCGACAATGATTTTGAAGCGCTTGTAAATGCCAATAACGGAGAAAAAGCGGTTGAGAAGGCTGTAGAAAAAATGGGTGCCACTCAAGTGGGCACTGGTGAATATCAAGTCGTGTTTTCAAACGAAGCGTCATCCAGTCTTCTTGGGGTCTACCTATCTGCTTTTAGCGCGGAAGCCGCTCAAAAGGGAATGTCACTCCTTAAGGGTAAAATTGGTGAGACAATCGCGTCACCACTGATCACGTTGATTGACGATCCCCATATGGAGGGTGGTCTTAGTTCAACACCCTTTGATGGTGAGGGTGTTCCGACCTTTACAAAGTCGCTCATAGAAGAAGGCGTGCTAAATACCTTGCTACACAATTTGAAAACTGCAAAAAAAGACGGTGTAGAGACAACTGGTAACGCTTCTAGAGGAAGCTTCAAATCAACGATTGGCGTATCTTCTACAAATGCGTTCATAAAGCCTACTGACATGACAAAAGAAGCGCTGTTGGAGCAGGTTGGAAACGGTTTGTTCATCACAGAGCTAGATGGTCTCCATGCAGGAACAAATGCGATTTCTGGAGACTTTTCACTTGGTGCCAGAGGTTTTGTCATCGAAGGTGGAAAACTGGGTCATCCTGTGAAGCAGATTGTCTTATCCGGGAACTACTTTACGATGCTTAAGGACGTGACTGCTGTCGCAAACGACCTACAGTTTAAAACAGAACCGGTAGGCTCGCCTGCGATTCTTGTGAATAAGCTATCTGTTGCAGGCAAATAA
- a CDS encoding non-canonical purine NTP pyrophosphatase, producing the protein MSFSSHEIVFVTANKGKIAYANALIEGAEVVQYDAELIEPRSDDVKAIAKEKVRQAYALTQKPCIAMDIGFFIEALNGFPRAYVNPVLETIGIEGIIKLMDGVDNRSCEFRECLAYYDGDRYEFFESIGKSKLSTEIRGTENTNKLSDLWYIVVPEKSEKTLAEFSDADFEKLKEVQQESSLSLFSKWYRRVYQVDSART; encoded by the coding sequence ATGAGTTTTAGTTCCCATGAAATTGTTTTTGTGACAGCGAATAAGGGCAAAATCGCTTATGCGAATGCTTTGATTGAAGGCGCCGAGGTTGTTCAATATGACGCGGAGCTAATCGAACCGAGAAGCGATGATGTGAAAGCCATCGCAAAAGAAAAGGTGAGACAGGCCTATGCGCTGACTCAAAAGCCATGTATCGCGATGGATATCGGTTTTTTCATCGAAGCCTTAAACGGGTTTCCAAGGGCCTATGTGAATCCTGTGCTCGAAACGATCGGTATTGAAGGAATCATCAAGCTCATGGACGGTGTGGACAACCGAAGTTGCGAGTTTAGGGAGTGCCTTGCATATTACGATGGTGATCGGTATGAGTTTTTTGAGAGTATAGGAAAATCAAAGCTTTCCACCGAGATCAGGGGAACTGAAAACACTAATAAGCTGTCAGACCTCTGGTATATTGTTGTCCCTGAGAAGAGCGAGAAGACACTTGCTGAGTTTTCGGATGCCGACTTTGAAAAGTTGAAGGAAGTTCAACAGGAATCCAGTTTGAGCCTATTTAGTAAATGGTATCGCAGGGTATATCAAGTCGATTCAGCCCGAACTTGA